In Cololabis saira isolate AMF1-May2022 chromosome 10, fColSai1.1, whole genome shotgun sequence, a single window of DNA contains:
- the LOC133452524 gene encoding purine nucleoside phosphorylase-like, translated as MLSMSDFASCGSYEGCRATADWLLSNTQVRPTVGIVCGSGLGGLAEMLKDPQVFKYSDIPNFPSSTVHGHAGQLVFGTLKGKPCVCMQGRFHLYEGYPIQKITLPMRVFKLMGVETMFLTNAAGGLNQDYKVGDVMIIKDHINMPGFAGINPLAGPNDDRFGVRFPCMSDAYDRELRQMAHDVGAELGYADFLREGVYCVLGGPSFETIAECRMLHKLGADAVGMSTAHEVIVARHAGMRCFALSLISNQAVMDYDSPQKANHEEVLETGRLRAKQLEKLVSAMVARLHNDNNNSF; from the exons ATGCTCTCCATGTCCGACTTTGCTTCTTG TGGCAGCTATGAGGGGTGCAGGGCCACGGCGGACTGGCTGCTGTCCAACACGCAGGTTCGACCGACCGTGGGGATCGTGTGCGGGTCGGGTCTGGGGGGGCTGGCCGAGATGCTCAAAGACCCTCAGGTCTTCAAGTACAGCGACATTCCCAACTTCCCCAGCAGCACAG TGCACGGCCATGCCGGTCAGCTGGTGTTTGGGACACTAAAAGGGAAGCCGTGTGTTTGCATGCAGGGCAGGTTCCACCTTTATGAAGGATATCCTATCCAGAAG ATCACGCTGCCCATGCGCGTCTTCAAGCTGATGGGCGTGGAGACCATGTTCCTGACCAATGCCGCGGGGGGGCTCAACCAGGACTACAAGGTGGGCGACGTGATGATCATCAAGGACCACATCAACATGCCCGGATTCGCTGGCATCAACCCGCTGGCTGGACCCAACGACGACAG GTTCGGCGTCCGCTTCCCCTGCATGTCTGATGCCTACGACCGGGAGCTGCGGCAGATGGCGCACGACGTGGGGGCAGAGCTGGGCTACGCAGACTTCCTGCGGGAGGGCGTCTACTGCGTGCTCGGAGGCCCTTCCTTTGAAACCATCGCCGAATGTCGCATGCTGCACAAATTAGGCGCCGACGCTGTCG GGATGAGCACGGCCCACGAGGTGATCGTGGCCCGGCACGCCGGCATGCGCTGCTTCGCTCTGTCGCTGATCAGCAACCAGGCGGTGATGGACTACGACAGCCCGCAGAAGGCCAACCACGAGGAGGTCCTGGAGACGGGCCGGCTGAGGGCCAAGCAGCTGGAGAAGCTGGTGTCGGCCATGGTGGCGCGGCTCCACAACGACAACAACAACTCCTTCTAG